A section of the Leptospira kobayashii genome encodes:
- a CDS encoding c-type cytochrome, with product MIERQKEKGFRFLSVIFLVSASSVMQSCNSVEDLELTKGKEIFEKYCILCHGSEGLGNGKLANGKNVKPANLQISKLTDEEKYQIITKGGQAVGRSSFMPPWGQEFSHSDLKSLIRYINTLKKQ from the coding sequence ATGATAGAAAGGCAAAAAGAAAAAGGATTTCGGTTTTTATCTGTTATCTTTTTGGTATCTGCCTCGTCAGTAATGCAAAGTTGCAATTCGGTCGAGGACTTAGAACTCACAAAGGGAAAAGAAATCTTTGAAAAATATTGCATACTTTGTCATGGATCGGAAGGTTTAGGAAACGGCAAATTGGCAAACGGTAAGAATGTAAAACCTGCCAATTTGCAAATCAGCAAATTAACTGACGAAGAAAAATACCAAATTATCACGAAGGGAGGACAAGCAGTAGGAAGATCTTCCTTTATGCCTCCCTGGGGACAGGAATTTTCCCATTCCGATTTAAAAAGCCTTATTCGTTATATCAATACATTGAAAAAACAGTAA